The Pseudomonadota bacterium genomic interval CGCTTGAGGATCTCAGTGATGGGGTGGCGGTCTTCCTGGTGGATGGCCATGAAAATGCGCGGCATAAGCGGAAAATGAAAGGCCATGTGGCATTCATCGCCATCGCCGAAATAGGGCCGCACGTCTTCCGGCCACTGGTTGGCCTCAGCCAGAAACATGCGATTGTCATAATGGCGGTCGAGCTGACGGCGGAATTCCTTGAGCACCTCGTGCGTTTCCGGCAGATTCTCGTTGTTGGTCCCTTCCCGGACGCAGAGATAGGGCACCGCATCGAGCCGCATGCCGTCCACCCCCATGTCGAACCAGAAGCGCATGACCCGGCAGACGGCCTCCACGACCCTGGGATTGTTGAGATTGAGGTCGGGCTGGTGGGAAAAGAAGCGGTGCCAGTAATAGGCCCCGGCCACCGGGTCCCAAGCCCAGTTGGAGGATTCGCTGTCGGTGAAGATGATCCGGGTTTCGGCAAACTTCGTATCCGTGTCGCTCCACACGTAGAAGTTGCGGCGGGCCGACCCGGCTTTGGCGCGCCGTGCCGCCTGGAACCAGCCGTGCTGATCCGAGGTATGGTTCACGACGAGTTCGATGATTACCTTCATGTCCCGCTGGTGGGCCTCCCGGACAAAGGCGCGGAAGTCCCGCAAGGTGCCATAATCGGGATGAATGCCGCGATAGTCGGCGATGTCGTAACCATCGTCCCGTAGCGGGGACGGATAAAAGGGCAGCAGCCAGATGGCGGTTATGCCGAGATCCTGGAGATAGTCAAGCTTTTGGCGCAGCCCGCGGAAGTCGCCCATGCCGTTGCCGTTGCTGTCGCAGAAGGCCTTGACATGCAGCTCATAAATGATGGCATCCTTGTACCAGAGGCTGTCTTTTTTCTTGATCATAACAGTATGAATCCTTTACATAATTTGGTGATCTCATTCGTAACCCCGGGAGACAGATTTAATTTTTCCGGAAGTCTGCGGGGACTGAATTTTTTTAGCGTCTTTTCGGAGTCTTCACTTCGTTCCGCTTACCTGCGAAAATTATTCTGTCCCCGGCTTAGAGAAAGGGAAAAATAAAATCAGTCCCCTCCCAACCTATCTACCTGAATTTTCACATGAAATATTCAAAGTCCCGCTCGGTGCGGACCCGGCGGCGGAGCCTATAGACCTGGGCCGGGCTCTCGGCCGGATCAAGACGCACGTAATTGCGCCGTCCCTGCCAGAGGTAGCGCCCTTCCCCGATGAGGTCGTGAACCTGGTAAACCTCGCTTGGGCCGATGCCCAGTTCTTCGAGGGGCACCTCCACCCAGCCCTCGTGCACGTGATGCGGGTCGAGATTGATCACCACCAGGATGATGTTGTCGTGGTTCGGCGTGGTCTTGCCGAAAAAGAGCAGCTGTTCGTTGTCCACCGGATAGAAGTCAAGGCCCTTGTTGGTGTGGAGTGCCGAATTTTCACGACGTATCCGGTTGACCAGAGCGATATATTCCCGCAGGCTTTCCGCCCGGTTCCAGTCCCGATGCCGGAGCTGATATTTTTCCGACTGGTGGTATTCTTCCGAACCCGGTATGGCCTCGTTTTCGCAGAGTTCATACCCGCTGTAGATGCCGTAGCTCGCTCCCAGGGTGGCAGCCAGCACCAGTCGGGAAAGAAAGGCCGGGCGGCCGCCGAACTGGAGAAATTCCGGCAGGATGTCCGGCGTATTGGCAAAAAAATTGGGCCGGAAGAACTCGCGCACCCCGGAGCGGGTGAGGGCAGTCACATATTCGATCAGTTCGTGTTTGGTATTGCGCCAGGTGAAGTAAGTATAGGACTGGCTGAAACCAGCCTTAGCCAGGGCATGCATGATTTTCGGCCGGGTAAAGGCCTCGGCGAGAAAGACCGCATCCGGAAAGCTTTTTCGCACTTCGGCGATAACCCACTCCCAGAAGCAAAGCGGCTTGGTATGGGGGTTGTCCACCCGGAAGACTCGTACTCCCCTTGCGGCCCAGAAGACGATGACATCCTTGAGCTCGTGCCAGAGTGACTCCCAGGCAGGGCTCTCGAAGTTGAGGGGGTAGATGTCCTGGTATTTCTTGGGCGGGTTTTCCGCGTATTTGATGCTGCCGTCGGGACGATGCCGAAACCATTCCGGATGTTCTCTGACGTAGGGATGGTCCGGCGAGCATTGAAAGGCAATGTCGAGAGCCACCTCAAGGCCGTGGCCGGCGGCTGCCGCCACAAAAAAATCAAAATCTGCCAGGGTGCCGAGATCCGGATGGACCGCCTTGTGCCCCCCTTCCGGACCGCCGATTGCCCAAGGGCTGCCGGGGTCGTCCGGTCCGGCCGCGAGGGTATTGTTCGGCCCTTTTCGATGGGTGTGGCCGATGGGGTGAATGGGCGGCAGATAGACGACGTCAAAGCCCATCTCGGCGATGTAGGACAGATGCCTTGCGGCATCACTGAAGGTGCCGCTCTGCTTGGGGCCGCTGCCGGTCGAACGTGGGAACATCTCGTACCAGGCGCCGTATCTGGCCCGGATACGTTCCACAATAACCTGCAGAGCCTGGCGGTAACGGGAGCTCTGCGACCGGTCCGGATAACGGTTCATAAAGGCGGTGAGATCCGGCGACAGCCCGCGCTCCACGCGCTCACCCTGGGCTGCCTGGGATTTGAGGAGAAGCGCGATATTCGTCAGCCAGCCGCAGTCGGGCTCCACCGCCCGCCCGGCCGCTTCCTCGATCAGAGCAGCGCCCTCCAGAAGTTCACTCTCGATATCCTGGCCGGCCTGGTGTTTTTTTCGGACTTCGTCCTGCCAACTGGCAAAATGGTCGACCCAGGCTTCTATGGTGTATTCATAAGGCTCCAGGCGTTCTACGCTGAAGCGGCCCGCCCAGGCATCGTTCACCCGCGGTTCCATGCGCACCTCATGCCATGCGGCCTCGGAGAGGGGACGATAGCGGAGCACGGCGGCCAGAAGATCATGACCGTCGGCCAAAATGTCGGCCGTTACCAGGACATCTTCTCCCACGCATCGCTTGATCGGAAACCGGCCGGCATCAACTGTCGGCTGGACATTCTCTATCCATACCCGGCGTGCGATTTCCGGGTCGATCCTTCCTTGCAGGTCCTGGCTGGCATGATCCATCTTATTTTCTCCCTTTACCCTTTTAGACCCTAAGTCCGAAACATCTGCGTTTTTGCGTAGATCTTAACGGGTGCTTTTGAACCGCAGAATATCGAACAAGGAATATCGAATGTCGAAGTAACTGAAAAACTTCATCATTCTGCGGTTTCTTGTTCGATATTCGACATTTCCGGCTTCGCCGGATTAGGTCACCATATCGTAGACAGCAAGCACCTTTTCGGCTACCGCAGCCCACCCGAACTGCGAGACCACCCGCTCCCGCCCCTTGCGGCCCATTTCCCGGCGCAGGTTCTCGTTGGCGACGAGCTCGTTTATGCGCGCCGCAAGCTCGGATGCGAACCTCTCCGGCTCGGCCGGTTCAAAGTCATCCGGAGCGGCTGGCGCAAATTCCACGAGAAAACCGGTTTCTCCCGGCACCACGACATCCTTGATGCCGCCGACACGGCTCGCCACCACCGGCGTTTCGCAGGCCATCGCTTCGAGGTTTATGATGCCGAAAGGCTCGTAAATGGAGGGACAGCAGAACACTGCGGCGTGGGAATAGAGTTCGATGGCCTCGGGGCGCGTGACCATTTCCTGTAACCATATCACATTGCCCCGTTCCTTTTGCAATGTTTCCACGGATTTTTTTATTTCCAGGGCGAACTCTGGGGTGTCGGGGGCCGAAGCACAGATGACCGCCTGGATCTCCGGCTTGAGTTGCCGGCCGGCCGCGATGAAGTGGGATATGCCTTTCTGGCGGCTGACCCGGCCGAGAAAGAGCACATAGGGGCGGTCGGGGTCAATGCCGTATTTCTCAAGGGCCGAGGTGGTGGTTACCGGCCTGTATTGGCTGGTATCGATGCCGTTGGGTATAACCTGCAGGCGGTTTTTCGCCACCTGAAAACGGCTCGCTATTTCCCGTCGATCGCTTTCCGAGACCGCAATCACCGCGTCGGCCATCTCGATGGCGGTCTTCTCTACCCAGGTCGAGAGATCGTAGCCGCGGCCGAGCTGCTCACGCTTCCAGGGCCTCAGAGGCTCCAGGGAATGCACGGTGATCACCAGCGGCACGCCGTAACAGATCTTGGCGAGGATGCCACCCCACATGGAATACCAGGTATGGCAGTGCACGACGTCCGCCTCTACGGGCGCAGCGTTGAAGTGCAGGCAGCTCTGGAGCACCATGAGCGCCTGGCGCACACGGCGCGGGTTGCCCTCGAACATGTCGCTGCCAAAGGGGTAGCCGTGCACGGACGGGTTGTCGAAGTCGAGTCGTTGCTCGCCGAAGCATTTCACCTCCACGGTGGCCATGCGGGCCAGTTCCCGGGCGAGATATTCCACGTGCACCCCGGCGCCTCCATAGACGTGCGGCGGGTACTCACGAGTCATGATGACGACTTTCATGTGGATGTCTCCTCCTCTTTGTTGTTGGTGTTGGGAGATTTTTCCGGTCCCTGGCAGAATGAATCGGATTGGTCGGCCAGCAGCCAGACAAGAGACCGGGCCTGCAGCACGTAAGGCTCCCGGCCCTGATACAGGCCGGTTGGGGCGTTGTCAGGCGAGGTATTACTGGTGTCAAACACCGTTTGCCATGACCTCGCGGCGAGAAGCGGCGGGAGCTGGAAGGCGATTTCTTCGTGGTGGGCGTTAAAGAGCAGAAGATGGTCGCAGTCCCTGATACGGCGGCCGCGGCTATCGGATTCATCGATGGCATCGCCGCCCAGGTACATGCCGAGACAGCGGGCGTATGAATCCCCCCATTCCTCGTCGGACATTTCCGTGCCGTTCGGCTGTAGCCAGAGGATATCCTTGATGCCGGCGCCTTTCAGCCGTCGGCCAAGAAAAAAGTTTTGCCGACAAAAGGCCGGATGACGTTTGCGCAGGGCGATGAGCCGGCGCACGAATTCCAGGAAGCCCTGCTCCTCGTCATCGAGTTGCCAATTATGCCAGCTGAGCTCACTGTCCTGACAGTAGGAGTTATTGTTGCCGCCCTGGCTGCGGCCGATCTCATCGCCGGAAAGAATCATCGGTACGCCTTGGGAGAGGAGCAGGGTGGCCATGAAATTGCGTTTCTGCCTGGCCCTGAGGGCCTTGATCCCGGGATCGTCGGTGGGGCCTTCAACGCCACAGTTCCAGCTGAGGTTGTCATCCGAGCCGTCGCCGTTGTTCTCGATATTGGCCTCGTTGTGTTTGTGGTTATAGCTCACGAGATCATGCAGGGTGAAGCCGTCATGGCAGGTGACGAAGTTGATGCTGGCATATGGCCGCCGGCCGCTCTTTTCGTAGAGGTCACTCGATCCCGTGAGGCGGTGGGCGATTTCGCCGATATGGCTGTCGTCACCTTTCCAATAGGCGCGTACCGTGTCCCGGTATATGCCGTTCCATTCGGTCCAGCCAACGGGGAAGTTTCCTACCTGATAGCCGCCTTCGCCGAGATCCCATGGTTCGGCGATGAGTTTTACCTGGGAAATGATCGGATCCTGATGGATGATATCGAAAAAGGCGGATAGTCGGTCCACTTCGTGAAGCTCCCTGGCCAGCGCTGAAGCAAGGTCGAAACGGAAGCCGTCCACGTGCATCTCCAGCACCCAGTAACGAAGGCTGTCCATGATGAGCTGCAGTACCCGGGGGTGACGCATGTTGAGGGTGTTGCCGCAGCCGGTGAAATCCATGAGATAGCGGGGATCATCAGGCATGAGCCGGTAATAGGAGGCGTTGTCTATGCCCCGGAAGCAAAACGTTGGTCCGAGATGATTGCCCTCGGCCGTATGGTTGTAAACCACGTCCAGGATGACCTCGATGCCGGCTGAATGGAGGGCCTTCACCATGGTTTTGAATTCACTGATGTGACCAGTTGCGGAATAGCGCATTTCCGGGGCGAAAAAGCCAATGGAGTTATACCCCCAGTAATTCTTGAGTCCCTGCTCCACGAGATGGCGATCGTCGACAAAGGCGTGTACCGGCATAAGCTCGACCGCGGTGATGCCAAGCCGTTTCAGGTATTCCACACTCGGGTAAGTGGCGAGACCGGCATAGGTACCGCGCAGCGACGTCGGCACCTCTGGATTTTGCCAGGTGAACCCCTTGACGTGGAGCTCGTAGATGATCGTATCATGCCACGGGGTGTGGGGCGGTCGATCATCGCCCCAGGTGAAAGCGGTTTCTACCACCCGGCATTTCGGCATTCCCGCAGCGCTGTCTCGTCTGTCCCGGGCAAGATCGCCGCGGGGGCTGCCTACCCGGTAGCCGAAGAGCGCGTCGCTCCACTTGAACTCCCCCCACAGTGCTTTAGCGTAGGGGTCCAGAAGGAGCTTGTGAGGATTGAAGCGATGGCCGCGTCCCGGATCGTAAGGGCCGTGTACCCGGTAGCCATAGAGCTGATGGGGGCGGGCCTCGGGGAGATAGCAGTGGAAGATTTGATCTGTCTGCCAGCGCAGGTCGATACGTTCGATCTCCTGGCGTCCTTTGGTGTCGAAAAGGCAGAGCTCAACTTTTTCCGCATTTTCCGAAAAAATGGAGAAGTTAACCCCTTCGCCGTTCCAGGTGGCGCCGAGGGGATATGGTTCACCCGGCCACACGGTCATCTGTTTTTTTTCCATGCTCTTTCCTTAGGCGCTTTGTGGAATCATATAACAAATTTATTTGTTATGGTGCGTTTTTAATTTTAAAATCAGCTTGTTACAATTGATGTCGCGCCAGTATCCAGGAGCCAGAAGTCAGAATGAAAACATTATAAAAATATTTTTTCTTTTCTTCTGGATTCTGACTTCTGGATTCTCATATATCAAGTTTGAGAAAACTGCCCACCGGGCCTCTTGTTCCAAACAAAGTTTTGAAACAAGCGTAGCCCCTCTAGCCCAGCTTAATACGGTATTTCGATTCATCTTGCAGGCCGACCATCAGGGTCAGATACTCCCTGAGGTGCCGGGTCAGGAGAAAATTTTCCCGTACAAAGTGCTTTGCCTTGGCTCCTATGTGCGCCAGCATCTCCTGGGAGTGCAGCAGATACCGAATGCGCAGGGCGGCGCCTTCAGGGGTGTGGACCAGGAACCCGGTATGGTAGTTGACCACCTGCAGGCGAATGCCGCCGGTATCGCCCCCGATCACCGGCTTGCTTTTCCACATCGCCTCGGTGACGGTCAGGCCGAAACCCTCTTTGGTAGATTTCTGCAAAACAATATCGGCGGCACGCTGCAGGGCATTGATGGTGCGGTGTGCATCCGGCGGCAGGAGCAGCACGTGAATATCGGGGTCATTGCCGGCGGCTTCGCGGACTTCTCCTAGCACCATCGCGCCTTCCGGGTCATCGGAAGCAGTTCCGCCGGCAAGGACTAATTGCAGTTCCGGCACAAATTTTTTGGCCAGCCGGTATGCGCGGATAACACCAACCGGGTCCTTAAACCGGTCGTAACGGGATACCTGGACAATAAGATGCCGGTCCGGATCCAGATTGAAATCACTGTAGACCTTGGCGGCTTCCTCGGGCGGCAGATCGATATTCTTATCGCTCAGTGGATCGATACTGGGCGGGATGATATATTGCAGATGCTGCAGGGGTTGGGCAAAAGCCGGTAAAGAGAAGATACTGGCATCATAAAGACCGACACTTTTTTGCAGATATTTCCATACCGGCCGATAGGGATGGCTGGCATCGATATGACAACGCCATATCCATTTGCCGCGACGATTGGGATAATGATTTATAAGGGCTGCCGGCTGCGGATCGTGGATAATAACGAAGTCCGCCTCTTCCAGAACCGGTCGCAGCTTTTCAGCGTTGGCCAGGTTGGTCTGTTCGTAAAGCTTAAGCAGCGCCGGGGAAATATGCTCCTGTTTTCCCTGGAGGGCGTTGTGCATCGATTTCGTGCATTCATAGAAACCAGCTTCGCCGGTAATGACCTCCCATTGGGTCGCAATGCCCAGTTCGTTCGTTAAAGGCACCAGTTTTTCAAGTATTTCCGCAACACCGCCACCGACCTTGGTCGAGTTGACATGCACCACCTTCATATTGAGCAGAGGCTTTGCCAGTTGCCGGAGCTGATCAATGACATCGTTGCCGGTGATGGCTGCGTAGGATTCAAGCAGAGAAGTCATGATAATCCTCCGGTAAAATACGTTTGAAAGAGAACTGTCAGCTCAGTTCGAATCTGGCTGAGACTTGAAAAATAGGGATCGATAGCGGCAAGCTGGGCGCAGAGACCCTGGTGCTCATCCCCCAGGCCGGTCAGCCAATGGCAGAAATCATCGCCACCCTGATCAAGCCTGCGGCGTGCGTCTATAAAGTGATAAAAGATGGAGCTAGTTGACAGGAGCGGGATCTGCACAGCCAGGTCTTCCGGTTTTTCGAGGCGGCGATTGGTGTCAAAAACCACCAGCTGCGACCGGATAAATTCAAACTGCCGGTACCCCCTCGTCCATTCGACGTTTTCATTTTCATCAAGCCGTTCCTCAATAAGATCGAGCAGATTTTGGCGCAGTTCTTCAAGGTTGCCGCTTGCCGACGGATCGATTGCCGCCAGCCTCTCGGCCAGCACCGGGTCCCGAAGACTGTGCCGCACCCAGCCGGCAAAATCGTTATTGAACTCCCGTTCCTCAAAGCGAGGGACCAGCAGCCCACCCCAGAAATGATGGTAGATGCTGTCCAGTGAAACGAGGGTCAGATTGTTCCGCAGTTCGGCAAGGGTCATGGCCTTTTGGCCAGTGGCGATGGAAATAAGGGCGCAGTCATTGATCAGGAAAATGGAGGTGTCGGTCATGGTGAGTCTCCTGGAGCGGTGGGATCTCTCCCGCTGCTGTTAAACGTAGATATATTTTTCAAGTCCTTATGGGCCGGTTCCATTTTGATGAGCGCAAATCAGCGGGGTGATGGGCCGGGGGAACCTTGCTGATTTTTCGGTAAATCCCCTCATCACGGTGATAACGGGAATCATATGAATAATATTAGCAAAAGGCATGCCGGCGTACGAAGTCAGGGTGAAAGAAGCTGGCGAAGCCCTAAGTCAGAGAGATGAGAGGAAGCGGCGAAAAGAGAAGAGAAGACAGAGAGGATCTGTCATGCCTCAACATGTGGTGGGGCCTCAACATGTTGAGGGAATTAGCTATTTAGCGCAACCTCATCGCTGTCCCTATAAGTTCGTTTGAACAAAAAAGCCTATCTTTCTTTATTTTTGTGCATAACCTGTAAAATGATCGCCAGCCCCGCAGACAACAGACAGAGGACTGCCGCCATGGTGAATGCCGCGGCGTAGCTGTCGGTCAGGACTTTTGCGAAGTTTCCTGCCGCAATCCCTACTACGCCTGCAATACCATATGAGGTGAAAACCCAGCCATAATTTGCCCCGAGATTTTTTGCCCCGAAGAGATCCGCGGTTGCGGATGGGAAGAGTGCGAAGTTGCCACCAAAATTAAAACCGACCAGCGCCGCTCCGATACTGAGCGCCGCTTCCGTTTTCATACCGGCAAGAAAAAACATAATGCCCGCCTGGAGAAGAAACATGGCAACAAAGGTCGCAGTACGGCCGATCCGATCCGAGATAAAACCCCAGAATATTCTGCCCACCGCGTTGAAAATGGCAAGCAGTCCGACGGCAGCAGCCCCCTTCAGCATCAGTGCGTTTGTTTCCGATGCACTCAACTTCCTGCCAGCCTCGCTGGCCGCAGCCACCAGCTGCTCACCGGCAAAGACCTTGATGATCCCTATGACCATAAGCCCGGCCACAGCACCGCTGAAGAACATCAACCAAAGGAGATAAAATGCCGGATCTTTCAGTGTCTCCTGCCAGGTTGAATTCTGCACTGTCCTGTCTGTCAAGGGCGCAGCCGAGGGAGGGTTACACAGAAGGAGCGCGCCGGCAGTGACGACAACGATGCAGACAATGCCATGCATAATAAAGAACGGGAATATTCCCTGTTTGCCGATATAGCCTAATGCCCCCCATTTCTGGCTGAAAAGATAGGCACCCATGCCGAATCCGGCTACCGCAATCCCGCTTACCAATCCTTTATGTTCAGGAAACCATTTCACCAGAGCGGCAATGGGGCAGACATAAGCAAATCCGGTCCCGGCACCGGCCATGAAACCGATCGTACCCCAGAGCAAGAGGAGCCTGTCAATTTCCGCAAGCTTTCCGACATACTGGTTGCCCATCATGATACCAGCCACAATGCACGTCGTCATAATACCCATGGGTGCGTAACGTACAATGACCGACTCTTCGCCCAAATGGCCGAAAAATGCATGAAAAACCATGAGGATGAGAACTGTCACCACTCCGGCAAAAATCGCGTGGGCGAGATAAAAGACAATGGCGTTTGTCATGAGTCCGGCATAGATGAATCCGCTGCCAATCAATAGGCCGCCAATGATTGCCGGCACCCGGGGACCCTTGATGTCCTGCACGCGTCCGGCAATGACCATGACCGCCGCAAAACTCAAGATACAGATCGAAAAGGCATACTTCAGGATTCCCTGCTGTTTTGCAATCTCCATCTTAACCGCAACGGCATCCCGAACCACAATGACAACATCTGCAGGGGTCCCCGCAGCAAGCTGCGCAGCTTGCTGTTCCTCTGTGATCACCGGCGGGAAGATATTTGAGGTCAAGGGTTCCCAGAAAATGCTGTAGCCATAAACCGTACCCAGGACGAGCTGAACAAGGATCGCTCCTGCCAGAACCTGAAAGCGCTTACCTTTTCCGATTTCTGCTAAAGTAGATGCCTGAGTTGTCATGATTTTCTTTTTCACCTCCAATTTGAAGATGTCTGCCATATTCCTCGCCTGTTTCCACCACATAATTGTTGATGTTCACACGGAAGGTCAAATCAAGTCAAGCCTGGATTAATGCAAAAGGATAAAATGAGAATCATATATGTTTTGTTGGGGGAGTGACGGAAAGGTGCGTAACGATTGGCATTGAAGATGGGGGCCACAACACCTTCCAGCAAGTTTTTATTTCAACCTATAATTTGTACTGAAATAATTCGGTTTTGCTTTTTCCCCGTTTTTTTCAAAAGGGAGTCTTTCTTTTCCGCTATTCCAAAAAATTTGACCCGGATTTTTTTTCTTCACTGGAAAATACCCCCTCAACAAAACCAGTTAAATTAACATAAGATTATCTGTCGTTGAATAATCTATTGAGACTCCTACACCAGCCTTGACATATTGCCTGAAAAAAAATGTAATACTTTAAGTACACCTTAAAATACCGTATTTCCATCGCTGATCTTTTCCCCAACCGTTTGAAATATAATTATAATTTTGAAATGCAGGTGTCACATGTCTGAGAGAAAAGTCCTCACCAGTAATTTTGGAGCGCCGGTCGGCAACGACCTGAATACCATAACCGCCGGACTGAAAGGTCCTGCTTTAATGCAGGATGTTCACCTGCTGGAAAAACTCGCTCATTTCGACCGGGAACGCATACCGGAACGGGTGGTCCATGCCAAGGGCGCTGGAGCCTTTGGCTATTTTGAAGTCACCAATGACGCGAGCCAGTATACCAAGGCCAAGTTTCTCTCCAAGGTCGGAAAGAAAACCGATCTTTTCGTCCGATTTTCCACCGTGGGTGGCGAAAAAGGCTCTGCTGATTCAGAACGCGACCCCAGGGGGTTTGCCATCAAGTTCTATACCGAAGAGGGAAACTATGACATGGTGGGCAACAACACCCCGGTGTTTTTTATCCGCGACCCACTGAAATTCCCGGACTTCATCCACACTCAGAAAAGAAATCCCGCCACCAACCTTAAGGATGCCGACATGTTCTGGGATTTCCTGTCACTGACCCCGGAATCAATTCATCAGGTGACCATTCTCTTTTCCGACCGCGTCACCCCCAGAAGTTTGCGCCACATGAACGGCTACAGCAGCCACACCTTTAAGTGGTATAACAAAAAAGGTGAATATTACTGGGTCCAATATCATTTCAAGACCGAGCAGGGAAATCTGACCTTCACCGCCGAAGAGGCGGATCGGATGAAAAGCATTGATCCTGACTGTGCAACCCGCGACCTTTATGAATCGATAGTCCGGGGTGAATATCCATCCTGGCGACTGGAATTACAGATCATGACCCCGGAGCAGGCTAAAGATTACCGGTTCGATCCGTTTGATATCATCAAGGTATGGCCTCATGCGGACTTTCCGCCCATGGACGTCGGCCGCATGGTTCTTAACCGCAATCCCGAGAATTATTTTGCCGAGGTGGAGCAGTAGGCGTTCTCACCCGGCAACTTTGTCCCCGGCATTGCGGCCTCCTCCGACAAAATGCTGCAGGGCCGGCTGTTCAGTTACCACGACACCCATCGGCACCGCCTGGGCGCCAACTACCATCTATTGCCGGTGAACTCTGCCAAAGCCTGCCCGATGCACAACTACCAGCGGGACGGTGCCATGCGCTCCGATAATAACGGTGGTGGCGGCCCGAATTACTGGCCCAACAGTTTTGGCAGGCCAAACCCCAAGGCCGATGCAAATGAGCCTGCCGCGGATTTATCCGGCCAGGCGGATCGCCATGCGTACGCCCTTGTGGATGATGATTTTGTTCAGGCAGGTGATTTGTACCGCAAAGTTATGAAAGATCAGGACAGGACAAACCTGATAAACAATATTGTCGGGCACTTGAAAGGTGCTCAGACCCGCCTCCAATTACGCCAGACCGTACTTTTTTATAAGGCAGACCCGGATTACGGCAGCAGAGTTGCCAAAGGACTGGGCCTTGATCTGAAAAAAATCAAGCTACTTGCCTCGCTGTCCCAGGAAGACCGGGTCAAGGCCACCGCAGCATAAGGCTGATACAGCACAACCGTTGGCTTCGGTCAGACTTAGACCGAAGCCAACGGCGTATCGTGACTCATCCTTCTGCTTTAGCACTTCAAGTACAAAAATAAAAACATCGACCTGGTCAATTCAGCTACGCAGAACCAGAGAATATTCATCAGTTACACCTGAGCTTTCAACCGGTTGACCAACCGGCACCCAGTAGCTGTGCTTTTCACCTGCGCACATTGATAATCATAACTAAAAATTACTGATTTTTAAAAAAAACTTTCTTGCCGTACACGGAAAGGTGTATACCGAAAGCAGATACGAAAATTTTAATTCTTTTTATGAGCGAGGGTCTGATTATGAAAATAAATATCCAGCTTATCATCATTGCCCTTATTGTTCTCCTCTTCTACGGCTGTGCGGTGCGCAGACCGCCTTTTTCTCCGAGGCGGTATAACACCGACGCCCATAAACAGGCCCAGACCATGGAAGACTGCATTGAATGCCATTCCGGCG includes:
- a CDS encoding OFA family MFS transporter; this translates as MTTQASTLAEIGKGKRFQVLAGAILVQLVLGTVYGYSIFWEPLTSNIFPPVITEEQQAAQLAAGTPADVVIVVRDAVAVKMEIAKQQGILKYAFSICILSFAAVMVIAGRVQDIKGPRVPAIIGGLLIGSGFIYAGLMTNAIVFYLAHAIFAGVVTVLILMVFHAFFGHLGEESVIVRYAPMGIMTTCIVAGIMMGNQYVGKLAEIDRLLLLWGTIGFMAGAGTGFAYVCPIAALVKWFPEHKGLVSGIAVAGFGMGAYLFSQKWGALGYIGKQGIFPFFIMHGIVCIVVVTAGALLLCNPPSAAPLTDRTVQNSTWQETLKDPAFYLLWLMFFSGAVAGLMVIGIIKVFAGEQLVAAASEAGRKLSASETNALMLKGAAAVGLLAIFNAVGRIFWGFISDRIGRTATFVAMFLLQAGIMFFLAGMKTEAALSIGAALVGFNFGGNFALFPSATADLFGAKNLGANYGWVFTSYGIAGVVGIAAGNFAKVLTDSYAAAFTMAAVLCLLSAGLAIILQVMHKNKER